From the Leifsonia sp. AG29 genome, one window contains:
- a CDS encoding iron ABC transporter ATP-binding protein: protein MTPSSRRAALRAALPVALVAAAALGLTGCTPPNPSSRTPSATAGGASGGPTAAPAPAVSPTPTDPPTPVAIKCDALVTTDQLYAFNPNYGVDPNYAPKSGTHEKQIADWKGTTCAWLNQSSGAKIEIAVAKPPASLLEGLKNAAITEAKPVPTYGTPPDVEGYFKPGTSGEVQIFRGPYWIVADSTAFFEPGDAAPLMQDVLGNVPAS, encoded by the coding sequence ATGACCCCCAGCTCCCGCCGCGCCGCGCTCCGCGCCGCGCTGCCCGTCGCCCTCGTCGCCGCTGCGGCACTGGGCCTGACGGGATGCACGCCGCCGAACCCGTCCTCCCGCACGCCCTCGGCGACCGCCGGCGGCGCGTCCGGAGGACCGACCGCCGCGCCTGCCCCCGCGGTGTCGCCGACCCCGACCGATCCGCCGACCCCGGTAGCCATCAAGTGCGACGCGCTCGTCACCACGGACCAGCTCTACGCGTTCAACCCCAACTACGGGGTCGATCCGAACTACGCTCCGAAGTCGGGCACCCACGAGAAGCAGATCGCCGACTGGAAGGGCACGACCTGCGCGTGGCTCAACCAGAGCAGCGGCGCGAAGATCGAGATCGCCGTCGCCAAGCCTCCCGCGAGCCTGCTGGAGGGGCTTAAGAACGCCGCCATCACCGAGGCGAAGCCCGTCCCGACCTACGGGACGCCGCCGGACGTCGAGGGGTACTTCAAGCCGGGCACCTCGGGCGAGGTGCAGATCTTCCGCGGGCCGTACTGGATCGTCGCCGATTCGACGGCGTTCTTCGAGCCCGGCGACGCCGCGCCGCTCATGCAGGACGTGCTCGGCAACGTCCCGGCGAGCTGA
- the lysA gene encoding diaminopimelate decarboxylase produces the protein MASNPLAPSWLPVPEDANALVPSLWARTVTRSEGGLTVGGVRAEELAERFGTPLYVIDETEARERAAEVVRAFESAFAEIGTAARVYYAGKAFLSIEFARWMAEAGLSIDVCSGGELAVALAAGVDPGRLGFHGNNKSPAEIDRAVAVGVGAVVIDNVQEIDRVADAAERHGVVQSVRLRVNSGVHAHTHAFLATAHEDQKFGIALEDAADAVARIRSRSSLAFRGLHCHIGSQIFGADGFAESAARLLRLHRELLAGGDVPELNLGGGFGIAYTVADDPAPIEELARRIAETVAAGCEELDIPLPVVAFEPGRSIAGTAGLTLYTVGTTKDVRVAYQDDGETAVRRYVSVDGGMSDNARPALYEAQYSARIANRVSSVEPELVRVAGKHCESGDIVVDAEYLPGDIRPGDLLAVPATGAYCWALSSNYNYLGRPPVVAVRDGSARVIVRGETEADLLARDAAYEGEKAER, from the coding sequence ATGGCATCGAATCCGCTCGCGCCCTCGTGGCTGCCCGTCCCGGAGGACGCCAACGCGCTGGTCCCGTCGCTCTGGGCGCGCACCGTGACCCGGTCCGAGGGCGGCCTGACCGTCGGCGGCGTGCGAGCGGAGGAGCTGGCGGAGCGTTTCGGCACCCCGCTGTACGTCATCGACGAGACGGAGGCGCGGGAGCGCGCGGCCGAGGTGGTTCGCGCTTTCGAGTCCGCTTTCGCCGAGATCGGCACGGCCGCGCGCGTCTACTACGCGGGCAAGGCGTTCCTCTCCATCGAGTTCGCCCGCTGGATGGCCGAAGCGGGGCTGAGCATCGACGTGTGCAGCGGAGGCGAGCTCGCCGTGGCCCTCGCCGCCGGCGTCGATCCCGGGCGACTCGGCTTCCACGGCAACAACAAGTCTCCGGCTGAGATCGACCGGGCCGTCGCCGTCGGGGTCGGCGCCGTCGTCATCGACAACGTCCAGGAGATCGACCGCGTCGCGGACGCGGCCGAGCGGCACGGTGTCGTCCAGAGCGTTCGGCTCCGGGTGAACAGCGGCGTGCACGCGCACACCCACGCCTTCCTCGCCACGGCCCACGAGGACCAGAAGTTCGGCATCGCCCTGGAGGATGCGGCCGACGCCGTGGCCCGCATCCGGTCCCGCTCGTCGCTGGCCTTCCGCGGCCTCCATTGCCACATCGGTTCCCAGATCTTCGGCGCCGACGGCTTCGCCGAGTCCGCGGCCCGGCTGCTCCGCCTGCATCGGGAGCTCCTCGCCGGCGGCGACGTCCCGGAGCTCAACCTCGGCGGCGGCTTCGGCATCGCGTACACGGTCGCCGACGACCCGGCCCCGATCGAGGAGCTCGCGCGCCGCATCGCCGAGACCGTGGCAGCCGGGTGCGAGGAGCTGGACATCCCGCTGCCGGTCGTCGCGTTCGAGCCGGGCCGCTCCATCGCCGGAACCGCCGGGCTCACCCTCTACACGGTCGGCACGACCAAGGACGTCCGCGTGGCGTACCAGGACGACGGCGAGACCGCCGTGCGCCGCTACGTCAGCGTCGACGGCGGCATGAGCGACAACGCGCGCCCTGCGCTCTACGAGGCGCAGTACTCCGCGCGGATCGCCAACCGTGTCTCCTCCGTCGAGCCGGAGCTCGTCCGCGTGGCCGGCAAGCACTGCGAGAGCGGCGACATCGTCGTCGACGCCGAGTACCTCCCAGGCGACATCCGTCCCGGCGATCTGCTCGCGGTCCCGGCGACCGGCGCCTACTGCTGGGCGCTGTCGAGCAACTACAACTACCTCGGCCGTCCGCCGGTCGTCGCCGTGCGCGACGGCTCGGCGCGCGTGATCGTGCGCGGCGAGACCGAGGCCGACCTGCTGGCACGGGATGCCGCCTACGAAGGAGAGAAGGCCGAGCGATGA
- a CDS encoding homoserine dehydrogenase, protein MIEYRNLRVALLGAGSVGSQVARLLLEQGNEFASRIGARLELVGIAVRDLDAPRDVDLPRHLLTTDASSLILGADIVVELMGGVEPARGYVLEALTSGADVITANKALLATHGPELFEVAEQVGAQLYYEAAVAGAIPIIRPLRDSLAGDRVDRILGIVNGTTNFILDRMDATGETLADALAAATERGYAEADPTADIGGYDAAQKAAILASLAFHTTVPLDRVYREGITAITKEQVDAAREAGSVIKLLAICERLTDPETGEEGVSARVYPALIDREHPLAAVRGAHNAVFVQAAAAGDLMFYGAGAGGVQTASAVLGDVVSAARRHVVGGPGVAESTHADLPVLDIGRVVTRYQITLEVEDQPGVLAAVARILSDGGVSVETVQQSVPAGTPGVVIAGAAFTGPGAPIHGGAAATATLVIGTHSAEEAALAATVEALAASDVVIAISSVLRVEGS, encoded by the coding sequence ATGATCGAGTACCGCAACCTCCGCGTCGCGCTGCTGGGCGCCGGGTCGGTCGGCTCCCAGGTCGCCCGTCTCCTCCTGGAGCAGGGCAACGAGTTCGCCTCGCGCATCGGGGCCCGCCTCGAGCTCGTCGGGATCGCCGTGCGCGACCTCGACGCCCCGCGCGACGTCGACCTCCCGCGCCACCTGCTGACGACCGACGCGAGCTCCCTGATCCTCGGTGCCGACATCGTCGTCGAGCTGATGGGAGGCGTCGAGCCCGCCCGCGGCTACGTGCTGGAGGCGCTCACCTCCGGCGCCGACGTCATCACCGCTAACAAGGCGCTGCTCGCCACCCACGGCCCCGAGCTCTTCGAGGTGGCCGAGCAGGTCGGTGCGCAGCTGTACTACGAGGCCGCGGTGGCCGGCGCGATCCCGATCATCCGTCCGCTGCGCGACAGCCTCGCCGGCGACCGCGTCGACCGCATCCTCGGGATCGTCAACGGGACGACGAACTTCATCCTCGACCGCATGGACGCCACCGGGGAGACCCTCGCCGACGCCCTCGCCGCGGCCACCGAGCGCGGCTACGCGGAGGCGGACCCGACCGCCGACATCGGCGGCTACGACGCGGCGCAGAAGGCCGCGATCCTGGCGAGCCTCGCCTTCCATACGACCGTTCCTCTGGACCGCGTGTACCGCGAGGGCATCACCGCGATCACCAAGGAGCAGGTCGACGCCGCCCGTGAGGCCGGCTCCGTGATCAAGCTGCTCGCGATCTGCGAGCGGCTGACCGACCCCGAGACAGGGGAGGAGGGCGTCTCCGCCCGCGTCTACCCGGCGCTGATCGACCGGGAGCACCCGCTGGCCGCCGTGCGCGGCGCGCACAACGCGGTCTTCGTCCAGGCCGCCGCAGCGGGCGACCTCATGTTCTACGGCGCGGGCGCAGGCGGCGTCCAGACGGCCTCCGCCGTGCTGGGCGACGTGGTCTCGGCCGCCCGTCGGCACGTCGTCGGCGGTCCGGGCGTCGCCGAGTCGACGCACGCCGACCTGCCCGTGCTCGACATCGGCCGCGTGGTGACCCGCTACCAGATCACCCTCGAGGTCGAGGATCAGCCCGGCGTCCTGGCCGCGGTGGCCCGCATCCTGAGCGACGGCGGCGTCAGCGTCGAGACCGTGCAGCAGTCCGTGCCCGCCGGGACGCCCGGCGTCGTCATCGCCGGCGCGGCGTTCACCGGGCCCGGCGCCCCGATTCACGGCGGTGCAGCAGCCACCGCTACCCTGGTCATCGGCACCCACTCCGCCGAGGAGGCCGCCCTGGCGGCCACCGTCGAGGCGCTCGCCGCGAGCGACGTCGTGATCGCCATCTCTTCCGTTCTCCGAGTCGAAGGATCGTAA
- the rho gene encoding transcription termination factor Rho — protein sequence MTDVELHAGGVDTSDLTSLKVAELQALAAELGLQGATRLRKGELVAAIATARAAGQTEGAEASAADASADHATAASQVLVEPLIAEPLSAEPTVGEAVLPSLDAPAADTAAADTAAADTAAADQVAAGQPVAGEAPQGRRRGPRRATSPDGTGIAAGSHLNSGSTGVESLIPDVDALLDSALASREQARGQQNGDERAGQGGRRRRGRGQAQNGQAESEQQQAADQGPSAETETAEAERAGDQSRGEQSRGDQSRGEQQGGEQGEQQQGRGRRNRNRNKNGNQGDLGQAGQQGQGQSAQNQGQPRDLQQGGGQQGEQQSRSQGPQQQQEGERGRFRDRNRKRRGPGQDEFEPELTEDDVLIPVAGILDVLDNYAFVRTTGYLPGASDVYVSLGQVKKYNLRKGDAVVGAIRQPREGENNSRQKYNALVKVDSINGQTIEEAAARVEFGKLTPLYPQERLRLETEPSKVTQRIIDLVAPIGKGQRGLIVAPPKAGKTIVMQQIANAITTNNPEVHLMVVLVDERPEEVTDMQRTVKGEVIASTFDRPAEDHTTVAELAIERAKRLVELGHDVVVLLDSITRLGRAYNLTAPASGRILSGGVDASALYPPKRFFGAARNIEHGGSLTILASALVETGSKMDEVIFEEFKGTGNMELRLSRQLADKRIFPAVDVNASGTRREEMLMGQDEVKITWKLRRALAGLDQQQALEIVLGRLKETSSNVEFLMQVQKSMPAPSNGHGTAHSHGHENDHR from the coding sequence GTGACTGATGTCGAACTCCACGCCGGGGGCGTGGACACCAGCGACCTGACCTCGCTCAAGGTGGCGGAGCTGCAGGCTCTCGCCGCCGAGCTCGGGCTCCAGGGCGCCACCCGGCTCCGCAAGGGCGAGCTGGTCGCGGCGATCGCGACCGCCCGTGCCGCGGGCCAGACCGAGGGAGCCGAGGCCTCCGCGGCCGACGCTTCCGCCGACCACGCGACCGCCGCCTCCCAGGTGCTCGTCGAGCCGCTCATCGCCGAGCCGCTCAGCGCCGAGCCCACCGTGGGCGAGGCGGTGCTCCCGTCGCTCGACGCGCCGGCCGCCGACACCGCGGCCGCCGACACCGCGGCCGCCGACACCGCGGCCGCCGACCAGGTCGCCGCGGGCCAGCCGGTCGCGGGCGAGGCCCCGCAGGGCCGCCGTCGCGGCCCGCGCCGCGCCACCAGCCCCGATGGCACGGGAATCGCCGCCGGCTCGCACCTCAACTCCGGCAGCACCGGGGTCGAGTCGCTCATCCCGGATGTCGACGCGCTGCTCGACTCCGCTCTCGCCTCCCGCGAGCAGGCGCGCGGTCAGCAGAACGGCGACGAGCGCGCCGGGCAGGGCGGCCGTCGTCGCCGCGGCCGCGGGCAGGCCCAGAACGGTCAGGCCGAGTCGGAGCAGCAGCAGGCCGCCGACCAGGGTCCGTCCGCCGAGACCGAGACCGCTGAGGCGGAGCGCGCGGGCGACCAGTCGCGCGGCGAGCAGTCCCGCGGCGACCAGTCCCGGGGCGAGCAGCAGGGCGGTGAGCAGGGCGAGCAGCAGCAGGGCCGCGGTCGCCGCAACCGCAACCGCAACAAGAACGGCAACCAGGGCGACCTGGGTCAGGCCGGACAGCAGGGCCAGGGTCAGAGCGCCCAGAACCAGGGCCAGCCGAGGGACCTCCAGCAGGGCGGCGGCCAGCAGGGCGAGCAGCAGAGCCGCTCGCAGGGCCCCCAGCAGCAGCAGGAGGGCGAGCGCGGGCGGTTCCGCGACCGCAACCGCAAGCGCCGCGGTCCCGGCCAGGACGAGTTCGAGCCGGAGCTCACCGAGGACGACGTCCTCATCCCCGTTGCCGGCATCCTCGACGTGCTCGACAACTACGCGTTCGTGCGCACCACGGGCTACCTTCCGGGCGCGAGCGACGTCTACGTGTCGCTCGGTCAGGTCAAGAAGTACAACCTCCGCAAGGGCGACGCCGTCGTCGGCGCCATCCGCCAGCCGCGCGAGGGCGAGAACAACAGCCGCCAGAAGTACAACGCGCTGGTCAAGGTCGACAGCATCAACGGCCAGACCATCGAGGAGGCGGCGGCCCGCGTCGAGTTCGGCAAACTGACCCCGCTCTACCCGCAGGAGCGCCTCCGTCTCGAGACCGAGCCCTCCAAGGTGACCCAGCGGATCATCGATCTCGTCGCCCCCATCGGCAAGGGCCAGCGCGGCCTCATCGTCGCGCCGCCGAAGGCCGGCAAGACGATCGTGATGCAGCAGATCGCCAACGCGATCACGACCAACAACCCCGAGGTGCACCTCATGGTCGTCCTGGTGGACGAGCGCCCGGAGGAGGTCACCGACATGCAGCGCACGGTCAAGGGCGAGGTCATCGCCTCCACCTTCGACCGTCCCGCGGAGGACCACACCACGGTCGCCGAGCTCGCGATCGAGCGCGCCAAGCGCCTCGTCGAGCTCGGCCACGACGTGGTCGTGCTGCTCGACTCGATCACGCGCCTCGGCCGCGCCTACAACCTGACCGCTCCCGCCTCCGGCCGGATCCTGTCGGGCGGCGTCGACGCCTCCGCGCTGTACCCGCCGAAGCGCTTCTTCGGCGCGGCTCGCAACATCGAGCACGGCGGGTCGCTCACCATCCTCGCGTCGGCTCTCGTCGAGACCGGTTCGAAGATGGACGAGGTGATCTTCGAGGAGTTCAAGGGCACCGGCAACATGGAGCTCCGCCTGTCGCGCCAGCTGGCCGACAAGCGCATCTTCCCCGCGGTCGACGTCAACGCCTCCGGCACCCGCCGCGAGGAGATGCTGATGGGCCAGGACGAGGTCAAGATCACCTGGAAGCTGCGCCGCGCCCTCGCCGGGCTCGACCAGCAGCAGGCGCTCGAGATCGTCCTCGGCCGCCTGAAGGAGACCTCGAGCAACGTCGAGTTCCTCATGCAGGTGCAGAAGTCGATGCCGGCACCGTCCAACGGTCACGGCACCGCGCACTCGCACGGCCACGAGAACGACCACCGCTAG
- the thrB gene encoding homoserine kinase: MSSAAGASPEALRGRSVSVKVPATSANLGPGFDTLGLALALYDELEVSVRDEPGATVEVIGVGAGEVPTDESNLVVRAIAHTFEAVGVPLPGLHLVARNNIPHGRGMGSSGAAIVSGIMAAKGLLEGIVELDADRLLALANDMEGHPDNVAPALFGGLTIAWVTETGPRFKKLIVHRGVSPLVLVPEHVMSTALARSLQPESVPHEDAVFNVSRSALLVAALIQSPELLHAATEDKLHQSYRASAMPETDRLITLLRANGFAAVVSGAGPSILVLGSDPGQRLEAADLVAREAQTRWQPLMLAVDFKGATATLHEAAPADAPAA, encoded by the coding sequence GTGAGCTCGGCCGCCGGCGCGTCCCCGGAGGCTCTCCGCGGCCGCTCGGTGTCGGTGAAGGTTCCCGCGACCAGCGCCAACCTCGGTCCCGGGTTCGACACGCTCGGCCTCGCCCTCGCTCTCTACGACGAGCTCGAGGTGTCGGTGCGGGACGAGCCCGGCGCGACCGTCGAGGTGATCGGCGTCGGTGCGGGCGAGGTCCCGACCGACGAGTCGAACCTCGTCGTCCGGGCCATCGCGCACACGTTCGAGGCCGTCGGCGTGCCGCTGCCGGGCCTCCACCTGGTGGCTCGCAACAACATCCCGCACGGCCGCGGCATGGGGTCGTCGGGTGCGGCGATCGTGTCCGGAATCATGGCCGCCAAGGGCCTCCTCGAGGGCATCGTCGAGCTCGACGCCGACCGGCTGCTCGCCCTCGCCAACGACATGGAGGGCCACCCGGACAACGTGGCGCCCGCCCTGTTCGGCGGCCTCACCATCGCCTGGGTGACCGAGACCGGACCCCGGTTCAAGAAGCTCATCGTGCACCGCGGTGTCTCGCCGCTCGTGCTCGTCCCGGAGCACGTCATGTCGACGGCCCTCGCGCGCAGCCTCCAGCCCGAGTCCGTCCCGCACGAGGACGCCGTCTTCAACGTCTCGCGGTCGGCGCTCCTCGTCGCCGCTCTGATCCAGAGCCCGGAGCTCCTCCACGCCGCCACCGAGGACAAGCTCCACCAGAGCTACCGCGCCTCGGCGATGCCGGAGACCGACCGGCTGATCACCCTCCTGCGGGCGAACGGCTTCGCGGCCGTCGTGTCGGGAGCCGGGCCCTCGATCCTCGTTCTCGGGAGCGACCCGGGCCAGCGGCTCGAGGCGGCCGACCTGGTCGCCCGCGAAGCGCAGACCCGGTGGCAGCCGCTCATGCTGGCGGTCGATTTCAAGGGTGCGACGGCGACGCTGCACGAGGCCGCGCCGGCCGACGCACCGGCGGCCTGA
- the thrC gene encoding threonine synthase: MPAKTYSRQWRGVLREYADRLNISEATPIVTLGEGGTPLIPAPALSARTGADVHVKFEGMNPTGSFKDRGMTMAISKAVEHGAQAVICASTGNTSASAAAYATHAGIQSVVLVPEGKIALGKLSQAIAHNAQLLQVQGNFDDCLDIARDLATNYPVHLVNSVNPDRIEGQKTAAFEVVEVLGDAPDFHIVPVGNAGNYTAYHRGYTEELQRGEATRLPRMFGFQAAGSAPIVLGHAVKNPDTIATAIRIGNPASWELALNARDDSEGYFGAIDDAKILEAHRILSAEVGIFVEPASAISVAGLLERSEAGAIPAGSTVVLTVTGHGLKDPQWALRTADGSEVEPTVVPVDTSAIADVLGLRASAGASA, encoded by the coding sequence ATGCCCGCGAAGACCTACAGTCGTCAGTGGCGGGGCGTGCTCCGCGAATACGCGGACCGTCTGAACATCTCCGAGGCGACGCCGATCGTCACGCTCGGCGAGGGCGGCACGCCGCTGATCCCCGCTCCGGCGCTGTCGGCGCGCACCGGCGCCGACGTGCACGTGAAGTTCGAGGGCATGAACCCGACCGGGTCGTTCAAGGACCGCGGCATGACGATGGCGATCTCGAAGGCCGTGGAGCACGGCGCGCAGGCGGTCATCTGCGCGTCGACCGGCAACACCTCCGCGTCGGCCGCCGCCTACGCCACGCACGCCGGCATCCAGTCCGTCGTCCTGGTCCCGGAGGGCAAGATCGCGCTCGGCAAGCTCAGCCAGGCGATCGCCCACAACGCCCAGCTCCTCCAGGTGCAGGGCAACTTCGACGACTGCCTCGACATCGCGCGCGACCTCGCCACGAACTACCCGGTGCACCTCGTCAACTCTGTGAACCCGGACCGCATCGAGGGCCAGAAGACGGCCGCGTTCGAGGTCGTCGAGGTCCTCGGCGACGCGCCCGACTTCCACATCGTGCCCGTGGGCAACGCCGGCAACTACACCGCGTACCACCGCGGCTACACCGAGGAGCTCCAGCGCGGTGAGGCCACCCGGCTGCCGCGCATGTTCGGCTTCCAGGCGGCCGGCAGCGCCCCGATCGTCCTCGGTCACGCCGTGAAGAACCCGGACACGATCGCCACCGCGATCCGCATCGGCAACCCCGCGTCGTGGGAACTGGCCCTCAACGCGCGCGACGACAGCGAGGGCTACTTCGGCGCGATCGACGACGCCAAGATCCTGGAGGCGCACCGCATCCTCTCGGCCGAGGTCGGCATCTTCGTCGAGCCGGCGTCCGCGATCAGCGTCGCCGGACTCCTCGAGCGCTCCGAGGCGGGTGCGATCCCGGCCGGCTCGACCGTGGTGCTCACGGTGACCGGCCACGGTCTCAAGGACCCGCAGTGGGCGCTCCGCACCGCCGACGGCTCCGAGGTCGAGCCCACCGTCGTCCCCGTCGACACGTCGGCCATCGCCGACGTGCTCGGTCTCCGCGCGAGCGCGGGGGCCTCCGCGTGA
- a CDS encoding LmeA family phospholipid-binding protein, whose protein sequence is MMTQQTVAPSEPVSRRRKRPVWLRVLLWVVIPVAVLVVLFVVADAAVRAYAEKQVSAEIEKNLPQDVSGPVSTHIGGVSVIQQYLAGSFDRVELDAPHLTVKGAPLSASVVATGVPADFSKPIAKARGTLEVSQDSLNKLVQIPGATGDITLGAGTVGYDGKIDLLGLPVGYTVTAKARAAGEQVLLEPQKASLKTGTGDVNLTRLLQALTSQGPFPVCAAQYLPDGVTVNDIHISQGHATVVFGASDFVLNDRFLGSKGSCS, encoded by the coding sequence ATGATGACCCAGCAGACCGTCGCCCCGAGTGAGCCGGTCTCCCGGCGCCGGAAGCGTCCCGTGTGGCTGCGTGTGCTGCTCTGGGTGGTGATCCCGGTCGCCGTCCTCGTCGTGCTCTTCGTGGTCGCCGATGCCGCCGTGCGCGCCTACGCCGAGAAGCAGGTGTCCGCGGAGATCGAGAAGAACCTGCCGCAGGACGTCTCGGGCCCGGTGTCCACGCACATCGGGGGAGTCTCCGTCATCCAGCAGTACCTGGCCGGTTCGTTCGACCGCGTCGAGCTCGATGCCCCCCACCTGACCGTGAAGGGCGCGCCGCTGAGCGCCTCCGTCGTGGCGACCGGGGTGCCCGCCGACTTCTCGAAGCCGATCGCGAAGGCACGGGGCACGCTCGAGGTCTCGCAGGACTCGCTGAACAAGCTCGTCCAGATCCCGGGTGCCACCGGCGACATCACGCTCGGCGCCGGCACGGTCGGGTACGACGGCAAGATCGACCTCCTCGGGCTCCCGGTCGGGTACACGGTCACGGCGAAAGCCCGCGCGGCGGGCGAGCAGGTGCTCCTCGAGCCGCAGAAGGCCTCCCTCAAGACCGGGACCGGAGACGTCAACCTGACCCGGCTGCTGCAGGCGCTGACCTCGCAGGGGCCGTTCCCGGTGTGCGCGGCGCAGTACCTCCCGGACGGCGTCACCGTGAACGACATCCACATCTCGCAGGGGCACGCGACGGTCGTCTTCGGCGCCTCCGACTTCGTTCTGAACGACCGGTTCCTCGGCAGCAAGGGCAGCTGCAGCTGA
- the argS gene encoding arginine--tRNA ligase gives MTPADLSAALLDIVTTVVERRRGAGEGAEDGAAGLSLSVEDVPLERPKNREHGDWSSNVAMRLAKRVGANPRDLATEIAEAAAGIEGVSSAEVAGPGFINFRLDAAAAGLLAKTIVESGEEYGRGHLYDGLLVNLEFVSANPTGPIHMGGARWAAVGDSLARILQAEGADVTREYYFNDHGSQIDRFARSLLAAYLGEPTPEDGYGGAYIAEIASAVAERYDGDLATLPREEQQEVFRSLGTQAMFQEIKDRLHSFGVDFDVYFHEDSLHASGAVERAIQRLDEQGHIFEAEGAIWLRTTTFGDDRDRVIVRSNGEPAYISGDLGYYLDKRERGFEQNIIMLGADHHGYVGRMMAMVEAFGDVPNVNLQILIGQMVNLVKDGEPVKMSKRAGTIVTLDDLVDAVGVDAARYALVRSSTDSQLDIDLDLLSKRSNENPVFYVQYAHARTRSVAANAEKAGVDRSAFRPELLTHETESALLGGLQEFPRVVALAAELREPHRVARYIEELAGLYHAWYAVRDGSTRVLPHGDEPVTDLHRTRLWLNDATGQVIRNGLTLVGVSAPDRM, from the coding sequence ATGACTCCCGCTGACCTCTCCGCCGCCCTGCTCGACATCGTGACGACGGTGGTCGAGCGGCGACGCGGCGCGGGAGAGGGCGCGGAGGACGGCGCGGCGGGGCTCTCGCTCTCCGTCGAGGATGTCCCCCTGGAGCGTCCCAAGAACCGCGAGCACGGCGACTGGTCGAGCAACGTGGCCATGCGGCTCGCCAAGCGCGTCGGCGCGAACCCTCGCGACCTCGCCACCGAGATCGCCGAGGCGGCCGCCGGGATCGAGGGCGTGTCGTCGGCCGAGGTCGCCGGCCCCGGGTTCATCAACTTCCGGCTCGACGCGGCCGCCGCGGGCCTCCTCGCCAAGACGATCGTCGAGTCGGGCGAGGAGTACGGCCGGGGCCACCTGTACGACGGCCTCCTGGTGAACCTCGAGTTCGTCTCTGCGAACCCGACGGGCCCCATCCACATGGGAGGCGCCCGCTGGGCCGCTGTCGGCGACAGCCTCGCCCGCATCCTGCAGGCCGAGGGCGCGGACGTGACCCGCGAGTACTACTTCAACGACCACGGCTCCCAGATCGACCGCTTCGCGCGGAGCCTGCTGGCGGCCTATCTGGGCGAGCCGACGCCGGAGGACGGCTACGGCGGCGCCTACATCGCCGAGATCGCCTCGGCGGTCGCCGAGCGCTACGACGGCGATCTCGCCACGCTCCCGCGCGAGGAGCAGCAGGAGGTCTTCCGGTCGCTCGGCACGCAGGCGATGTTCCAGGAGATCAAGGACCGCCTCCACTCGTTCGGCGTCGACTTCGACGTCTACTTCCACGAGGACTCGCTGCACGCCTCCGGCGCCGTCGAGCGTGCCATCCAGCGGCTCGACGAGCAGGGCCACATCTTCGAGGCCGAGGGCGCCATCTGGCTGCGCACGACGACGTTCGGCGACGACCGCGACCGGGTCATCGTCCGGTCGAACGGCGAGCCGGCCTACATCTCGGGCGATCTCGGCTACTACCTCGACAAGCGCGAGCGGGGCTTCGAGCAGAACATCATCATGCTGGGCGCAGACCACCACGGCTACGTGGGCCGCATGATGGCGATGGTGGAGGCGTTCGGGGACGTCCCGAACGTGAACCTCCAGATCCTGATCGGCCAGATGGTCAACCTCGTCAAGGACGGCGAGCCGGTCAAGATGTCGAAGCGCGCGGGCACGATCGTCACGCTCGACGACCTCGTCGACGCGGTGGGGGTCGACGCGGCCCGGTACGCCCTCGTGCGCTCCTCGACCGACTCGCAGCTCGACATCGACCTCGATCTCCTCAGCAAGCGCAGCAACGAGAACCCGGTCTTCTACGTGCAGTACGCCCACGCGCGCACCCGCTCCGTGGCGGCTAACGCCGAGAAGGCGGGCGTTGACCGGAGCGCGTTCCGGCCGGAGCTCCTCACGCACGAGACCGAGAGCGCGCTCCTCGGCGGTCTCCAGGAGTTCCCGCGCGTGGTGGCGCTGGCCGCCGAGCTGCGCGAGCCCCACCGGGTCGCGCGCTACATCGAGGAGCTCGCCGGGCTCTACCACGCGTGGTACGCCGTCCGAGACGGCTCCACGCGCGTCCTGCCCCACGGCGACGAGCCCGTGACCGACCTCCACCGCACCCGGCTGTGGCTGAACGACGCGACCGGCCAGGTGATCCGCAACGGGCTCACCCTGGTGGGGGTGTCGGCACCCGACCGGATGTGA